In one window of Henckelia pumila isolate YLH828 chromosome 1, ASM3356847v2, whole genome shotgun sequence DNA:
- the LOC140874207 gene encoding uncharacterized protein, translated as MNRFLQMGPKPLVGGEAPEVAENWIERLENCFRQYQCTKEQKMETLGFLLEGNARKSWITVSTSIIAAREVATWAEFRAAFEKLYFPLHLKAIELLSLRQGMMTINEYQQKFIELLPYCSQFSGSSTA; from the coding sequence ATGAACCGATTCCTTCAGATGGGTCCGAAGCCTTTGGTAGGTGGCGAGGCACCCGAAGTCGCCGAGAACTGGATCGAGCGCTTAGAGAACTGCTTTCGACAGTATCAGTGTAccaaggagcagaagatggagacgttGGGTTTCCTACTTGAAGGCAATGCCAGGAAGTCGTGGATAACCGTATCTACATCTATCATAGCAGCCAGAGAAGTTGCTACTTGGGCAGAGTTCCGGGCGGCTTTTGAGAAGCTATATTTTCCACTGCATTTAAAGGCCATCGAGTTGTTGAGCTTGCGGCAGGGGATGATGACTATCAACGAGTACCAACAGAAGTTCATCGAGCTTCTCCCTTATTGTTCACAGTTTTCCGGTAGCTCTACAGCGTAA